Proteins encoded by one window of Sorex araneus isolate mSorAra2 chromosome 3, mSorAra2.pri, whole genome shotgun sequence:
- the UBL7 gene encoding ubiquitin-like protein 7 isoform X1, protein MSLSDWHLAVKLADQPLAPKSILRLPETDLGEYSLGGYSISFLKQLIAGKLQESVPDPELIDLIYCGRKLKDDQTLDFYGIQPGSTVHVLRKSWPEPDQKPEPVDKVAALREFRVLHTALHSSSSYREAVFKMLSNKESLDQIIVATPGLSSDPIALGVLQDKDLFSVFADPNMLDTLVPAHPALVNAIILVLHSVAGSTPLPGADAAARSMPSSSYRDMPGGFLLEGLSDDEDDFHPSTRSTPSSSAPSSRPASLGYSGAAGPRPITQSELATALALASTPESSSHTPTPGTQGHSSGTSPMSSSVQSGTPITNDLFSQALQHALQASGQPSLQSQWQPQLQQLRDMGIQDDELSLRALQATGGDIQAALELIFAGGAP, encoded by the exons ATGTCTCTCTCGGATTGGCACCTGGCAGTGAAGCTGGCAGACCAGCCACTTGCCCCAAAGTCCATTCTCCGACTGCCGGAGACTGACCTGGGGGAATACTCCCTTGGGGGCTACAGTATTTCATTCCTGAAGCAGCTCATTGCTGGCAAACTCCAGGAGTCTGTCCCGGACCCCGAACTGATTG atctGATCTACTGTGGCCGAAAGCTCAAAGATGACCAGACTCTTGACTTCTACGGTATTCAGCCTGGGTCCACCGTCCATGTTTTGCGCAAGTCGTGGCCTGAGCCTGATCAGAAACCTG AGCCTGTGGACAAAGTGGCTGCCCTGAGGGAGTTCCGGGTGCTGCACACAGCCCTGCACAGCAGCTCCTCCTACCGGGAGGCG GTCTTTAAGATGCTCAGCAATAAGGAATCTCTGGATCAGATCATTGTGGCCACCCCAGGCCTCAGCAGTGACCCCATTGCTCTGG GAGTTCTCCAGGACAAGGATCTCTTCTCAGTTTTCGCCGACCCCAACATGCTGGACAC GTTggtccctgcccaccccgcccTGGTCAATGCCATCATTCTGGTTTTGCACTCGGTGGCGGGGAGCACGCCGCTGCCCGGGGCCGACGCCGCTGCCCGAAGCATGCCCTCCAGCTCGTACCGGGACATGCCAG GTGGCTTCCTGTTGGAAGGGCTCTCAGATGACGAGGACGACTTCCACCCC AGCACCAGGTCCaccccatccagcagtgctcccagCTCCCGCCCGGCCTCGCTGGGGTATAGTGGGGCTGCAGGACCCCGGCCCATCACCCAAAGCGAGCTGGCtacagccctggccctggccagcACTCCAGAAAGCAGCTCTCACACACCAACTCCTGGCACCCAG GGCCACTCCTCAGGGACCTCGCCAATGTCGTCCAGCGTCCAGTCAGGGACCCCCATCACCAACGATCTCTTCAGCCAAGCCCTCCAGCATGCCCTGCAGGCCTCAgggcagcccagcctccag AGCCAGTGGCAGCCCCAGCTGCAGCAGCTTCGAGACATGGGCATCCAGGACGACGAGCTGAGCCTGCGCGCCTTGCAGGCCACAGGGGGGGACATCCAGGCGGCTCTGGAGCTCATCTTTGCTGGAGGTGCCCCGTGA
- the UBL7 gene encoding ubiquitin-like protein 7 isoform X2 codes for MSLSDWHLAVKLADQPLAPKSILRLPETDLGEYSLGGYSISFLKQLIAGKLQESVPDPELIEPVDKVAALREFRVLHTALHSSSSYREAVFKMLSNKESLDQIIVATPGLSSDPIALGVLQDKDLFSVFADPNMLDTLVPAHPALVNAIILVLHSVAGSTPLPGADAAARSMPSSSYRDMPGGFLLEGLSDDEDDFHPSTRSTPSSSAPSSRPASLGYSGAAGPRPITQSELATALALASTPESSSHTPTPGTQGHSSGTSPMSSSVQSGTPITNDLFSQALQHALQASGQPSLQSQWQPQLQQLRDMGIQDDELSLRALQATGGDIQAALELIFAGGAP; via the exons ATGTCTCTCTCGGATTGGCACCTGGCAGTGAAGCTGGCAGACCAGCCACTTGCCCCAAAGTCCATTCTCCGACTGCCGGAGACTGACCTGGGGGAATACTCCCTTGGGGGCTACAGTATTTCATTCCTGAAGCAGCTCATTGCTGGCAAACTCCAGGAGTCTGTCCCGGACCCCGAACTGATTG AGCCTGTGGACAAAGTGGCTGCCCTGAGGGAGTTCCGGGTGCTGCACACAGCCCTGCACAGCAGCTCCTCCTACCGGGAGGCG GTCTTTAAGATGCTCAGCAATAAGGAATCTCTGGATCAGATCATTGTGGCCACCCCAGGCCTCAGCAGTGACCCCATTGCTCTGG GAGTTCTCCAGGACAAGGATCTCTTCTCAGTTTTCGCCGACCCCAACATGCTGGACAC GTTggtccctgcccaccccgcccTGGTCAATGCCATCATTCTGGTTTTGCACTCGGTGGCGGGGAGCACGCCGCTGCCCGGGGCCGACGCCGCTGCCCGAAGCATGCCCTCCAGCTCGTACCGGGACATGCCAG GTGGCTTCCTGTTGGAAGGGCTCTCAGATGACGAGGACGACTTCCACCCC AGCACCAGGTCCaccccatccagcagtgctcccagCTCCCGCCCGGCCTCGCTGGGGTATAGTGGGGCTGCAGGACCCCGGCCCATCACCCAAAGCGAGCTGGCtacagccctggccctggccagcACTCCAGAAAGCAGCTCTCACACACCAACTCCTGGCACCCAG GGCCACTCCTCAGGGACCTCGCCAATGTCGTCCAGCGTCCAGTCAGGGACCCCCATCACCAACGATCTCTTCAGCCAAGCCCTCCAGCATGCCCTGCAGGCCTCAgggcagcccagcctccag AGCCAGTGGCAGCCCCAGCTGCAGCAGCTTCGAGACATGGGCATCCAGGACGACGAGCTGAGCCTGCGCGCCTTGCAGGCCACAGGGGGGGACATCCAGGCGGCTCTGGAGCTCATCTTTGCTGGAGGTGCCCCGTGA